The nucleotide sequence GTTTTGGAAGATCACCAGATTGTGAACGGgtatactgtttttttctttcttaaaattgaatttaattaaattgaattgagtgGGAGCTTTTTCAGTCTGGTTTCTCATGCACATTGTATGTCCAGTttcttttagaataaaaaaaaatattgtaggtTTCCTCCTTTTGAAGCTAGTTGTACTATTTTAGATGTAACGTAAGCCTGGTTGTTTGTGGCTGGGTGAAGGAAAGAATATTTTATGAGACAATTTCTTAATACAAATCTGGGAATAGTGCTTCATACCGGCTGTCAAGCGTGGTGGTGGAGGGAGGATCACTTGATTTTTTTCACTTGTTCTCTACAGTGTGTAGTTGCAATAGTCAAGGCATCCACACAGATCCAAATATCTGGTTATTCCAACAAAGTGATGACTACGTTATCATCCTTTCCTTGCCACAGCATCTCCCCTTTGAAGTCCACCAGTCCCTGTTTTCTGGCCCGTAGAAGAATCCCCACTAGGGTATTCGAGATCGTCACATAATGCTCAAAAAGTTTCCCAAATTCAACCGTGATCACTTTTCGGTGGCTGTCATGTTCGTCCACatccctctctttctcttcccCAATGTTCCTTATCACCTCACACAGTTTCTGGACCTCTCTGCTGATGTGAGTGTGAGCCTCCTTCCCACGTTTCTCAGTCAGAGACCCCTGCTGAGGTCTCCCGTAATCCTCCTGTCCCCTCTGAGGGGCCACCACCCTCTGCCTGGTGTCATGACTGAAGGGGTTGAGCTTCTGGTACTCCTGGTGCTCACTGGACCACTTCTGCCAGTTTTCTTTGAGGCCTTTGACCGAAACGACGGGGATCGCGCTGTCGTCGTCACATTGAGCAGGAGTGTTGACATCAACCTCAGTTTTGAAGGCGCTCCTCTGGCTGTTTGTCCCCATTATCTGCTCCCGTCATTTCTGAATAGAGGAAGACAGCAACCTTACAATGTCAAAAGATATTTCAAAACAATTTACAAAGAGCCTTAAGGAAAACGAAGCTTATACTTTGGAATGGCCATCATCTCGGCCAAATGGACATTTTATAGTGCTGTAAAGGTGAATATAAGCATGGTGGCCTACAAACCTGACCAAATTACTCCAGTTCATTCAAGAGAAATGGGTAAAAATTCTAGCAAActattgtgagaagcttgtggaaggcATCCAAAATATTTGACTCATGCCATACAGTTTGAAGGCAATGCTAACAAATACTGAATATATGTGAATAATGTGTGTTTAAACTTCTCGatttgaagaaagaaatgagaaatCTCAAAGAATCTGTCCTtcagcaaacacacaaaaggTCGGTCATTTTTAGGGAACTTAAATTGTATGACTTTAGTCTGATAAAATGTCAAACATGGAGACAGATTGTgtgtaattaaaacatttttagtgcCTGCAATTTTATGATTACCTCAGGAAGGTTCAACCTGCCCAGCAAAGCTCACATGACaagttaataaaattaaatatagtGTGATCCAGCAGAAACTAGAATcaataataaactaaataaaataaaataaaataattgatcGCTGTTCCTTttcaaaaagaaatacaaacaaacaaacatcaaaataaacaatgtttttcagtCTTTCAAAAGTTCAGAGTTGATAATCCAACTTTCAAATGACAGATTCAGACCTCACCTGACTGGCAGCACAGGTTTTCCACAAATGGCCAAACTTCAGTGCTTCCAGCTTCTTCGCATGATGCGGTTCATTCAGGCTGCAGTTTTGCTGACAGTCGCAGCAGAGCGGATGCCTTCAGATCCACACGCAAACCCATCTGACGGACACCTGCGTGGGCCAATGGGGAGGAGGACACGCCCGGGCAGCCAATCACAGGCCGCTGCGCAAAGGGCGTCTTATCCGTTGGTGTTCATGAAGTAAAGCAGATTAAAGTAGCATATGAAGGAGAGAGTTCATCCCGCTCTATTAAACCAGTAAAAGTTCCGT is from Fundulus heteroclitus isolate FHET01 chromosome 3, MU-UCD_Fhet_4.1, whole genome shotgun sequence and encodes:
- the si:dkey-29b11.3 gene encoding actin-binding Rho-activating protein-like isoform X1, producing MGTNSQRSAFKTEVDVNTPAQCDDDSAIPVVSVKGLKENWQKWSSEHQEYQKLNPFSHDTRQRVVAPQRGQEDYGRPQQGSLTEKRGKEAHTHISREVQKLCEVIRNIGEEKERDVDEHDSHRKVITVEFGKLFEHYVTISNTLVGILLRARKQGLVDFKGEMLWQGKDDNVVITLLE
- the si:dkey-29b11.3 gene encoding actin-binding Rho-activating protein-like isoform X3 is translated as MGTNSQRSAFKTEVDVNTPAQCDDDSAIPVVSVKGLKENWQKWSSEHQEYQKLNPFSHDTRQRVVAPQRGQEDYGRPQQGSLTEKRGKEAHTHISREVQKLSDE
- the si:dkey-29b11.3 gene encoding actin-binding Rho-activating protein-like isoform X2, whose protein sequence is MGTNSQRSAFKTEVDVNTPAQCDDDSAIPVVSVKGLKENWQKWSSEHQEYQKLNPFSHDTRQRVVAPQRGQEDYGRPQQGSLTEKRGKEAHTHISREVQKLCEQMNEQLKSEA